The Candidatus Denitrolinea symbiosum DNA window CGATCTCGAGGTTACCGCCGTTGTAGGTTTCGTAGGCCAGCCATTGCCCGTCGGGCGACCAGGTGGGCGAGGAGTCGTATTCGGATGTGTTGGTGACCTGGGTCACTTCGCCGCTGGCGAGGACGAGGGTGTAGATGTCCCAATACCCCGAACGGTTGGAGGCGAAGGCGATTCGCTGTCCGTCGGGGCTGAGGGAGGGGGCGACGTCGCTCCAGTTTCCGTCGGTGAGGCGGAGGAGGAGGCGTCCGTCGAGAGAGTAAAGGAAGAAGTGGGCGTAGCCGTTCTCTTCCATCGAGAGGAGGAAGGCTTCGTGATTCTCGAAGACGACAGGCGGCGCTTCGGTTGGATGGATGGGAGCGGCTTGCGGCGCGGGGGAGGCAGGCGCGCAGGAAGCGAGGAAGAGGGTCAGAAGGCAGAAAGCAGAAAGCAGAAGGCGGGAGGCGGGAGGCAGAAGGCAGAAGGCGGGAGGCAGAAGGCGGGAGGCGGGAGGCAGAAGGCGGGAGGCGGGAGGCAGGAGGCGGAAGGAGAATAGGCCGCGTTCATCCGCGTTCGTACGCGTCCAAATTTTCCTGATCTGGGAGGGTAAGTTCATTCCGCTTTGGGGATCTCAAACTCGAAACTGACCGGTTCGGCCGCGGGGCCGTCGGGGTAGTACAAACGCGCCTCGAGACGGTATCCGCCTGCCGGGTCGGCTTTGCCGCGGATGTGGAGGGTGAATTCCAGTTTCCAGGTCATCGGCTCCACGAAGCTGGTCGCGGCGACCTCGCTGCCGTCCGCGTCGAGGAGGGTCACGTCAACGTAGGGGCGCGTCTGAAAGGGGACGATCTCCATGTTCACGCGGACGCGCGTCCGGTCGGGATAGGGTTCGGCGCGCAGGTCTATGACGCGCGTCTCTTCGGGCGCGGCGCGGGGGGCGAGGTCTTCGGGAAAGAACAAGTCCATTGCGCGTCCTCACTCGTCGAAAAGGAAGGTGGCCTCCGCGTAATGGCGGATGCCCTTGTTTTTGACGCGGTCCTGGATCCACTGCTGGAGGTAGGCCTCCTTGTATTCGATGGGTTTTCCGCTGGAGAGTTCGTGAAGCGGATAGTTGAGGTGCAGGGCGCGCGGCGAGGCGGTGAAGCGCGTGATGCCGGTGGGCAGGACGATGTTCTGTCCCGCGAGTTTGAGGACGGTCTTGATCTTGAAACTGGGGAATACGACCAGCGCCGTCAGGTCTGGATAAATGTTCCTGAACGAATCCACCAAAGTCTGGCTGGTGCGGTCCAGGGAGGCGCGGGTCTTGTAAACATCCACGATCTTGTGGAGAGTCTCAATATGCTGCGGCAGCGGGCTGGGCGTCTCTTGCAGGATGAGCAGGGTTCCATCGGGCAGGCGGACCTGCACCGGCTTATACTTGGGCGCGTCCAGCGACTTGCGGGTGTCCACTTTTACCACGGTCAGTTCTTTGATCTTGCGGATTTCGGCCGTCAGGGTTTTGTAATTCATGCCCCAGACCACATGGTTCCAGGTCTGCAATTTCACGTGCGAATCGTTCGGTCTCATTACCTGCGTCACAATATGCGGGAATTCCATCTTTTTTAATGACGTGACGCGGTTGGCCCCGTCCAGCACCATGTGGCGTCCGCTTCCGTCATCGAGCGGCATGACGATGGGCGGGTTGCGTAAAATTCCCTGGGCGCGCAGTTTCGCCACCAGGGGGAGAGTCCGTTGGATGTCGTGATCTTCGTGCAGGATCAGTTTGTCGAGGGGCAGGATTTGGAGAGTGGGGAGGTTGGTCAACATAAGCGTGCCTCTGAACATACCATGAGATGCAAAATTCGTAAATTGGAAAAATGGGAGGGCGGCGCTACAATATTGCCGACCTTTGGAGGATACCATGAAACGAGCCGTCAGCATCAGCCTGGGAAGTTCCAAACGCAACAAGAAAGCGACGATCAAATTCAAGGACGAGGAGATCCTCGTCGAACGCATCGGCACGGACGGGGACGTCGCCAAAGCGCGTCAAATGTACCTCGAGCTGGACGGCAAAGTGGACGCCTTCGGCGTCGGCGGCGTGGACCTCTACCTGCGCCTCGACGACCGCGAGTACCCGTTGCGCGCCGCCCTCAAAATGGTCTCTGGCGTGACGATGACTCCGCTTTGCGACGGGCGCGGCCTCAAGCACACCCTCGAGCGACGCGTGTTCGACCTCGCGCGTCCCGAACTGGGAGACGTCCGCTTCGAGCAGGGCTTTGTCCCCGTGGCGGCGGACCGTCTCGGCCTCGCGCAGGCCGCGGCCGACGTCTCGGAGAGAATCGTCTTCGGCGATTTGATGGTCGCGCTGGGCGTCCCGATTCCCATCCGCGGAATCCCCGCCTTCAAGCGCGTGGCGCGGGTCATGCTTCCCTTTGTCAGTTACTTCCCCATGTCCATGATTTTTTACGGGAGCGACGGCTCCGAGCATGAGCCGAAGTACGTCAAATACTTCGAAGGCTCCGACCTGATCGCGGGGGATTTCCTGTTCATGCGCAAGTACATGCCCGCGCGCCTGGATGGGAAGACGGTGGTCACGAACACGACGACGGAGGAGAATATCGAATTGCTGAAGTCGCGCGGCGTGAAGACGGTCGTCACCACGACGCCGCGCTACGAGGGAAGGTCGTTTGGAACGAATATGATGGAAGCCGCCCTGACGGCCTACGCCGGGAAGGGGAGGAGGCTGACGGATGAGGAGTTGAACGGGCTGATCGAGGAGGTGGGGCTGAGGCCGGGGGTGGCGAGGATGTGAAGACAAGGACGGCCCGTAATGGACCGTCCTTGTTTGTTGTTCATGGAAACCTCCTGCGTGACATGGTTTTGGGCTGTTTATGGCTCGCCGGGCCTGATGAGCGTCGTCTCCTTCGAATTTGAATAAAGTTTTTGCCTTTTTGTTTATGCTTTCGAGACAGGAGGGTCTGTGTTGGATACCGTGTCCCTGACTCGTTGGGCTCAATCACCAGCAAGCGGCAGGTTATTGTATTCGGCTTTGCTTACCTGGTCCGCTTTTGGGAGTCTGCTCATGCGAGCGGCAAGGGTCCTTTCATCCTGTTCCCGATTCCGCGCGGCGGTGATTTTCTGGCGCCGATATTCTGGATTTGACCAGGGATCATAGGCCTCCCGTTCAGGCAGGTTGGGGATCCACTTTGTTACTAGAGGAGTGGCAGCCATAGTTTGCTCCTTTCGAGAATTGGTTTGAATATATATCCAAGCTCTTGCGCCAAGCCAGATCATCGCGCCTGCAAAGAGTATGAGAGCGAGAGCGCTTGTGAGGATTGTGAGTGCGTTCATCCAGGTTTTGTAGGCGAGGTCGCGGTGGGCTAAATCCTGGCTGAGGGCTTGGATATCATGCTGATATTGGGCGTCCAGCAGTTGTTGCTCGCGCTGAATTTGTCGAACCTCAGCATCGGTTTGGGCGGTGGCAAGGCGTTCATCCAACTCGTTCATGGCCTTTTGGTGAGCGGTGTCAACTTCGATACGATTTGCCGTAGCCCTAGAGGTTATGGGATTTAGAAGATCAGTTCCTGCAAGCGCAATTCCTGTGATCAATCCTGTAACGAGCAAGACAATCAGTACTGAAGTTTTGAGTGAATTGAAGACTGACATAAGGGATTTCCTTTCTTCTGTGTCGAATACAGAGTGATTTCTTTTGTTCTGCTCTGAATTTACTATATAGGGCCTGTCTAGGTAAACCTGAAAACCTGACAGGAATCAAAAAATGTCCTGGCAGGTAAGATCGAATCGAAAACGAGAAGGCGTCTTGACCTTCCCGTTTTCTGTCGTGAGGCTGTCACGATGCTGTTTATTGCAAACAGTTATGTTTTTTGAGGAGGCGCAAGCCTTCTAGACGCAAGGCGTACGGGAACAAGGTTTGATAGATACGGCAATTGGGGCTGGGCGCATCCCATCTCCCGCTAGCTCGATATGTTTCCAATGGGCATCCCCCGGCGCATCGGTAGCGATAAATGCACTGATTGCAGATTTCCTTTTGTTCTACCGACAAATTTTGTATCGGGCCATTTTGCACTTGTAAGAGAAGATCGCTTGTCGGTATGTGGGAAATTGGATCTTCAAGAAGCATCTGGCATTGTGAAAGCGCGCCCCGATGATTGATTACCAGATAGGATGAGCCTACGCCACAGGCGTGAACGTGACTTCCCACCTGAGCGCGATCCAGTAGCCCGTTCAGAAATGGGCGAGTGGGCAATATTTCCTCAAAAACCTGATAGGCAGCCAGCATTCCTTCGATCAAGGCGGTTTCTTCGGCGGCGAGGTCTTCCCGTGAACCGGGCTTATGACGGTAAAAATTCAGGCTGACGGGAAGGTCGCGGTCTAGCGCCCAGCGTGTCGCGTCGGCAATTCCACCCGCGTTCTCGCGCGTCACGGTGATTGTTATCATAGGAACAAGGCCGGCTGGTAACAGGATTTTGTCAATAGTCTGGCTAACGGTTTGAAAAGAACCTTTTCCATTGCGATAGGGACGCATTCTGTCATGTGTTTGTTCTATGCCATCAAGAGAGATCATCAACTTCACGCCGTTTTCAAGCATCCATGCAACTTCTTCCCCACGGATACGTGTCCCGTTACTAAGGATAACTTGTTGTAATTCCAGATTACTTTCTTTTGATAGTTCGTGAGCGCGTTCTGATAGCCGCTTGATGAGGCGAAAATATAAGATTGCCTCTCCTCCCGCATATTTTAGCTTGACGCCTTTGAATTTCTGCTTCAACGCGGTGGAAAATATTTTTTCGACGGAATTCAGACCTATAGTTTCATTCATGGATTCTGATGATTTCCGCACATAACAATATGGACAATCTAGATTGCAGGCGTTTGTAACGTGCATCCAAACGGTCAGTGTTTCGGGAATTGGCCGCGGTGTTTGAATAGGAACATCCTGCGGCAGAATCAAATTTTGTTGGGCCAAAATATGGTCTGTAGGTTGAGTAAGCGGTTGCGGCTGACAGAAGTTTTGCCAACGTTCCCAGGCCGGAATGTTGAGCGCGCTTGGTCCCTGCGGAGCATATGGGCTGAATGCAAGGCGAAAATTTTGCGGCAACGCGTCTTCATATATGTTCTCCGCCTGCCTATAGAGACGGTTTGTAAATGATTGTACCGGCGCTTTAACGCTTTCAGTTGAGGGACAAGCGCAATCATCCTCGTAGAAAATCTGTGTATCCGTGAGGATGATCGGTTGTGTATTAGATTGGGAGTGTTTCATCACATCATCCTTTGTTTGAAAGACCAAAGGTATGTATTAAAAATTCGCTTAGATCGCCGAAGTCGGCGATTTTAATCTTTGAAACGCCGAATTTCTCGCGTGCTTCTACCACGAATTTATGTAAGCCTTCCAGTTCAGATGGGTTGAAGCTTTTGATATGCTCGTAGCAAGAATCATAGATGATCGTCAGAGCGCTGGAGCGAGGTGAAAGCAACTGTGCATAGGCTAACGCTAACACAAATGCATCGGCAACTTTCTGAAAGAGTTGTTTTGCTTTCGAATCCTGGCGAATTATGGCGTGACGTTTTTCTTTATCGGATTCGGTGTTTTTAAGAGAGTTTGTGAATTCATTAAACTGATCCAACGCCATACGTCCTCTCAA harbors:
- a CDS encoding quinate 5-dehydrogenase, coding for MKRAVSISLGSSKRNKKATIKFKDEEILVERIGTDGDVAKARQMYLELDGKVDAFGVGGVDLYLRLDDREYPLRAALKMVSGVTMTPLCDGRGLKHTLERRVFDLARPELGDVRFEQGFVPVAADRLGLAQAAADVSERIVFGDLMVALGVPIPIRGIPAFKRVARVMLPFVSYFPMSMIFYGSDGSEHEPKYVKYFEGSDLIAGDFLFMRKYMPARLDGKTVVTNTTTEENIELLKSRGVKTVVTTTPRYEGRSFGTNMMEAALTAYAGKGRRLTDEELNGLIEEVGLRPGVARM